A region of the Oncorhynchus nerka isolate Pitt River linkage group LG26, Oner_Uvic_2.0, whole genome shotgun sequence genome:
TAGATTGTAGACTGATGAATGTCTTTACCACTtgtaggacagtttctccatggAGTAAGTTGATGGAGAGAACCTGGAGTGCTAAACATACTGCCTCTAACCACTGAACTGAAAGTGTGAGGGGTGTTAACTATGTTCACTTTATCCTAACCTTAACATCTGCTAGTAGTCCTCAACACTTCTGTGTTCACTCTGTCCTGTGTAGAAGCCAGAACGTGATGAGTGGGGCAATGGGCTGGAGGCCATGCAGTGTGCTCTGCAGCTGGAGAAGAATGTGAACCAGGCCCTGCTGGACCTGCACAAGATTGCCTCTGACAAGGTTGACCCCCATGTAAGTTATGGTGGAACCGCACATCACATGTATGTATCACATAAATACAGGTACTGTCCCAGGAGATGATCAGGTTGTTGTAGCTGTGATAACTAATGACACGGGATTGTTTGACCTGCTTCTTCACATGCGCACAATAGTCCAGATGCACACAATGCAGCTAATGCATAAGGGGTGGCAGGTTGTGtagttagagctttgggccagtaacaaaGGTTGCTGggttgaatcccagagctgacaaggtaaaaaggtgttctgcccctgaacaaggcagttaacctattGTTCCACATTAGGATGCCATTGTAAATAGGTTTTTGTTAAACGGACTTGTCTAGTTAATAAATAGACACCACATTCTCTACACTTATGCCATTACCACCAGGCTCTTGTGTGTTACTGGAGTTAGTTACAATAGTCTGTATTCATTCTCTTGTCTGACCTGTGTTTTCCCTCTTTAGCTGTGTGACTTCCTGGAGACCCATTACCTGAATGAGCAGGTGGAGGCCATTAAGAAGCTGGGTGACCACATCACCAACCTCACCAAGATGGATGTTGTCAAAAACAAGATGGCAGAGTACCTGTTTGACAAGCACACCCTGGGAGGCCAGAGCTAAACCAATTCCAACACTGCTGTGACATTGATGTTTCTGTTCacaacactactgtattggaGGCAAGGCTTCTTGTAAAACGATAAAAAAATATCACATAAGTTTGTTGCTGTTTTctaagtgttgacctgtagtaatgGATGTTGTATCAGTCTATTGAGGtgctgagaagtggtctgtggtcaccacctgcagaaccactcctttattgggggtgtcttgctaattgccgaTAATTTCCACCTATTGTCTTTtcaatttgcacaacagcatgtgaaatttgtcaATCAGTGGTGCTTCCTaattggacagtttgatttcacagaagtgtgattgacttggagttacactgttgtttaagtgttccctttattcttttgagcagtgtatataaaataATGGGTTTTGACATTGGTGGTGACTTTCTGAACTGTTATACTTAGACCAACAATTTAAAGTAATACAGAAAAATATTGCTATTTGAGTTCTGATTGACTAAATTGATATTTTCTAGAAATGTGTTGTATTTTCCCTTAATTTCACCAAAAACAACCATTCACAGCTATTTGTTTTAAAATGCCTTAGTAAGTTACAAAGTATATGTAAATTGCATAGTGTTTGTTCCTGctgttctctcctttccttttctTCAAATCTGGTATCAGTCGGTCTTCGCCCATTCATCACCCCTCATGTCTGTTTCTGCAGTCACAAAACTCCGCCTCCTTCCACCATTGTCACTGAGAACAGAACTACCTCGAGACCAACGATGGTTGATAAATGAAGAGTTAACTCAGGACGTTTACCACTGTCTGATTTAGGAGGTGGCTCCTTAAGCAGACATCAATGCGATTCCTATggggggggtggaggtggagtGGGCTGTCTCGCTTCCTCTTCCTTCTCTGCTTGAGACTCCAGAATGCTGAGTCGCAATGACAAGGCAGAAATACAGCCAGGGCAGAGCCTGAGTCATTCCATACTGTAGTAGAATCAACAGGAGGTTATGACAGGAATAAGCAGGGGTTCTAATTTACCTGGTAATTTCACTGGTGACATGTATTTTTGTCCcctccccagttttatcattggaatgtgatacaaaacgaggcaacggtgtgctttagaACCATGCGGATGCCTCAGAgcagtcgggtaggctgtttgctGTGTTTATTCGacccaaaaaatatataaatatatatgtccCCTCCACATCTAAAACCAATGTTGCGCCCCTGGTAAAAATAGTGGGAGGGAGCaattgggagagaggggaagggggaaagAGTACAGACTAAAAACACTGTCACCCTTCAGAACTTAAATAGAAAGAGTTATGTAATGGTTAATCATTTACAGTATTACTTACTGTTTATAACTTTGTGCAGCTGGTCACATGATGGACCCTGTCATGACTTTAACAACATAACACAGGTTCTCAGTTTTGAACATTACAGAAAAAATGAAGACAATTCTATGTCATTTTCATTTTTAATGCTATGTTTGCCCTTCTGCTAAAATATGGTCACTTAGAACAatctggactcaggggtagacgtaacatagtaaaagtaCATTCAGGATACTGccattagtatgatatgttttgtatggtatgtattaatttgtggatgtccatcatccttTTCATATTATATTTTACTAATTGCAATTTTTACAATATGTTACTATTTGCTAAACATATGATAtcttacgaattccaatttgttgaggCTAACGTTAGCTCGGTGGCTAGGTGCTAGCGTTAGCTAGGTGGCTGaaattagctaggctaggggttaaggattaaggttaggtctaaggttaaggttaggagttaggttaaagggcaACCTTTGTGATGCTAGACGTTCGCGATCACCCTAAATTATCCTTTAAGCATGACACATCATTTAGTCAACAGGTGATGTCCCTTTTCGCAAAAAAAAAGGAATGCCAAGTATGTCACAGCCCTTTTTGTAACACCAGTTTAAGCATAAGTCTACTGTCACTCCCAACACTCTGAAGAAGCTTTGTCTCATTGCCTCCAAAACTTTGTTTGCACTCATAATGAAAACATTACACTATAAACTGAGGTTCAGTCTAAAACAGTTGATCAAAGTAACAGAAAGCAGGTCACATACTTCAAGGATTATCTATGTTGAAGACCCTTACCCCCATTTGAAGCAGCTTCATAATTGTTCATCAAACACTGCACCTAGATAGTAGCTATGACAAACTGATAGATAGAGCCTGTTTTGGCTTACATTTTAGGAGAAAGGGGGTCCTGTCCTCAAAAAATTGGAGTAGAGGCACTACCTTACATACTAGGCCAGGAAAGATCAGGGGCTGGGTGGCTGCTGGGGGGGAGGAGCTTCCCCATCAATGTAATGTTATTCAatgtgatctaaaaggctaaactgatcctaaatcggCACTCTTACTCTGAGAGGCTTGATGCATACTGCCCCAGAAGACCTAAGTAGTGTTCGATTACCCATTCTAAAATACTGTACACTACATAatatatactattagttcatagggctcccgagtggcgcagtggtctagggctcccgagtggagcagtggtctagggctcccgagtgacgcagcggtctgaggcaccGCATCCCAGTGCAAGCGGCATCACTttagtacctggtttgaatccaggctgtatcacatctggctgtgattggcccagcgtcgtccgggtttggctggagtaggccaaatttgttcttaactgacttgcctagttaaaaaaaggttacATATGAGTATACTGTAAAAGAACTGTAAACTTCTTGTTGAGCTTACTAGTGCTTCGCCTGTCTACCGCAAGCTGATGGTCTTGCtagcataacaaatgactagcCAGACATCGTACGATTTCGGGTGTGTTTGTAAATTAAATCTGGAGTGGCAGAGCACGCTCtcggcgttcgtaaattcagaacGCACAATgactataccacttagctaaTCCTAATGTATTAATAGCCAACTAACTTTacgctaacatactggtacatactgctgtaatgatatgctatgcggTTCGTAAGGATGGCGTAGCTAaaaaattgtcagccaacatcaGACAACGTGTAACGTAACTTATTGACTTTACACCtctcaacattttcttaactcttgTCATAATTAGTCAAAACAAGTAAATTCATCCACTCTCGTAATAAACAAAGTAACATTTTTTAAACCGATTAAGATGAGGTCGAGGCAAGTGCATTTACTCCACCCACAATCTGTCCGCGTGAGATAAAACCGTTTTGTGTGGAGGTATATAACAGTGTCAAATTACTTGCAGATTTTGATCATATAGATGTTTCGTAATGTTTAAGCTTTAACAAATGTACTAATATATGCGGATGCACGTGGCATtccggcaactttgagaaaaattGTCTAGTTCTGCGTGTTGTTCACACCCGTGCcttccctctcattggctagaatggttccACCTGATCTTGCCTGTCTCCAATTGTTGAgcacatgtatttccattgttagatgGGTCACTCGGCTCTCTTGTCAATATAATACATATGTTTGCTTTAGGTGATGTGAATGAGTGGGGTcatcatttatttatatatatatatatatatttttaatgtattattatgaacacaacaatacataatatATACAAAGAAGAGTACATAAACCTAACAGACAGGGGCATTACATATCAATATTCCTTTTCAATttgttaaacttttttttttaaattatttttacttcacctttatttaatcaggtaggccagttgagaacaagttctcatttacaactgcgacctggccaagataaagcaaagcagtgcgacacaaacaataacacagagttacacatggaataaacaaacgtacagtcaataacacaataaaaaaacatctatatatatagtgtgtgcaaatgaggtaagattagggaggtagggcaataaattggccgtagtggcgaagtgattacaatttagcaattgaacactggagtgatagatgtgcagaagatgaatgtgcaagtaaagatactggggtgcaaaggagctaaaaaataagtaacaatatggggatgaggtagttggatgggctacttACAGATgggctttgatttgattttgatttggctatgtacaggtgcaatgatatgtgacctgctctgacagctgatgtttaaagttagtgagggagatatgagtctctttATGGTGAATAtagatttttttgtttttacatttactgataatttcaaaataatatttaaattCTATCTTAAATAATGTGAAGAGGGGTTTGTTCTCTGCCCACTTCATTTCATGGATAAAGAATCTTCCATTAAAGataaacaaatgaacaatgaaaGTTAAATCAGGGTCCATATCAAAAAGACTGGTTtaacaacaacattatttggattAAACAATTATTGAACAATGATGGTCAACCATACGATTATCAAGAATTCATGAGAACACACAATGTTACATT
Encoded here:
- the LOC135564630 gene encoding ferritin, middle subunit-like is translated as MESQIRQNYHHDCEAAINRMINLEMFASYTYTSMAFYFSRDDVALPGFSHFFKENSNEEREHADKLLSFQNKRGGRILLQDIKKPERDEWGNGLEAMQCALQLEKNVNQALLDLHKIASDKVDPHLCDFLETHYLNEQVEAIKKLGDHITNLTKMDVVKNKMAEYLFDKHTLGGQS